A stretch of Stegostoma tigrinum isolate sSteTig4 chromosome 23, sSteTig4.hap1, whole genome shotgun sequence DNA encodes these proteins:
- the LOC125462508 gene encoding cytochrome P450 3A30-like isoform X1, protein MPVLFTERLGAIRAALSDQTWILLLTFLLLLAWYSVLPYRLFRRLGVPGPMPLPFLGTFLHYRKGMFGFDTECYKKYGKMWGIYDGRQPILCLMDPDLIKTIFIKEFYTLFTNRRDFGLNGPLAESILIVQDDHWKRIRSVLSPTFTSGRLKEMCPIISHYVENLVKNAKKKAELNESADMKDIFGTYSMDVVTSTAFSVDVDSINNPNDLFIINIKKLIEFSFFDPVLMLALAFPAVIPILSKLNFSFFPRDVNTFFTNVLVNLKAKRQKGVHTDRVDFLQLMVDSQVASVSAEKQNGDGKSTGKALTDSEILAQAMTFIFAGYETTSNTLSYTAHNLATHPDVQKKLQQEIDEAFPNKAPPTYDGVMQLEYMEMVISETLRMFPPAPRIDRVCKKDVQLNGITIPKGTVVMVPAYVLHRDPEYWPEPEEFRPESGVILAILQSFGTLLTPVIPERSLPMALQSPQLSCSELWGTVQPSDLPASPGPSPSVMATRPTSAPTPLKFLFSKENRESRDPHIFLPFGMGPRNCIGMRFAQLMMKMALASFLQHLSIVPCKETSIPLEMDVKGPMHPKKPVILKFVPRVNADSKQ, encoded by the exons ATGCCTGTCCTTTTCACAGAGAGGCTGGGGGCGATCCGCGCCGCTCTGTCCGACCAGACCTGGATCCTTCTCCTCACTTTCCTGCTGCTGCTGGCCTG GTACAGTGTTCTACCATATAGGCTATTTAGGCGACTTGGAGTTCCAGGCCCAATGCCGCTGCCATTCCTTGGAACATTTCTACATTATAGAAAG GGAATGTTTGGATTTGACACAGAATGCTACAAGAAATATGGAAAGATGTGGGG CATCTATGATGGACGCCAGCCCATTCTATGTCTTATGGATCCTGACCTAATTAAAACCATCTTCATAAAAGAATTTTACACTCTGTTCACCAATAGACGG GACTTTGGTCTGAATGGACCACTGGCTGAGTCCATCCTGATTGTTCAAGATGACCATTGGAAGAGAATCCGAAGTGTCCTTTCACCAACTTTCACCAGTGGGAGACTGAAAGAG ATGTGTCCAATCATCAGTCACTACGTAGAAAATCTTGTGAAGAATGCAAAAAAGAAAGCAGAGCTGAATGAATCTGCTGACATGAAAGA TATCTTTGGTACATATAGCATGGATGTGGTGACGAGCACTGCATTCAGTGTGGATGTCGACTCGATCAACAATCCCAATGACCTGTTTATCATCAACATCAAGAAACTGATTGAGTTCAGCTTCTTTGACCCTGTTCTTATGCTTGCTT TGGCTTTTCCTGCTGTTATTCCAATCCTTTCAAAGCTTAATTTTAGCTTCTTCCCAAGAGATGTGAACACATTTTTCACAAATGTTTTGGTGAATTTGAAGGCAAAGAGACAAAAAGGAGTGCACACT GATCGGGTGGATTTTTTGCAGCTGATGGTTGATTCTCAAGTAGCCAGTGTCAGCGCCGAGAAGCAGAATGGTGATGGCAAGTCGACAGGAAAAG CTCTAACTGACTCGGAGATTCTCGCACAGGCCATGACTTTTATCTTTGCTGGATATGAGACCACCAGCAATACACTATCATATACTGCACACAACCTGGCAACACACCCGGATGTGCAGAAGAAACTGCAGCAAGAGATAGATGAAGCTTTCCCAAACAAA GCTCCTCCCACATATGATGGAGTGATGCAGTTGGAATATATGGAAATGGTGATATCGGAAACCCTACGAATGTTCCCCCCTGCCCCCCGCATTGACAGAGTGTGCAAGAAAGATGTACAGCTTAATGGGATAACCATACCAAAGGGGACTGTTGTCATGGTTCCTGCCTATGTGCTGCACCGTGATCCAGAATACTGGCCAGAGCCTGAAGAGTTTAGACCTGAAAG tggtgtcatatTAGCCATTTTGCAGTCCTTTGGAACcctcctgactccagtgattcctgaaagatcactaccaatggctctacaatctcctcagctatcttgTTCAGAACTTTGGGGCACAGTCCAACCTTCAGACCTTCCGGCTTCCCCAGGACCTTCTCCTTCTGTGATGGCCACCAGACCTACCTCTGCCCCGACTCCACTGAAATTCCT GTTCAGTAAAGAGAATAGGGAGTCTCGGGATCCACATATCTTCCTGCCATTTGGAATGGGCCCTCGGAACTGCATTGGGATGCGATTTGCTCAGCTTATGATGAAGATGGCACTTGCTTCATTCTTGCAACATTTGAGCATTGTGCCATGCAAGGAGACATCG ATTCCTCTAGAAATGGATGTGAAAGGACCCATGCATCCCAAAAAACCTGTAATCCTGAAATTTGTGCCACGGGTGAATGCTGATTCAAAGCAATAA
- the LOC125462508 gene encoding cytochrome P450 3A21-like isoform X3, with product MPVLFTERLGAIRAALSDQTWILLLTFLLLLAWYSVLPYRLFRRLGVPGPMPLPFLGTFLHYRKGMFGFDTECYKKYGKMWGIYDGRQPILCLMDPDLIKTIFIKEFYTLFTNRRDFGLNGPLAESILIVQDDHWKRIRSVLSPTFTSGRLKEMCPIISHYVENLVKNAKKKAELNESADMKDIFGTYSMDVVTSTAFSVDVDSINNPNDLFIINIKKLIEFSFFDPVLMLALAFPAVIPILSKLNFSFFPRDVNTFFTNVLVNLKAKRQKGVHTDRVDFLQLMVDSQVASVSAEKQNGDGKSTGKALTDSEILAQAMTFIFAGYETTSNTLSYTAHNLATHPDVQKKLQQEIDEAFPNKAPPTYDGVMQLEYMEMVISETLRMFPPAPRIDRVCKKDVQLNGITIPKGTVVMVPAYVLHRDPEYWPEPEEFRPESYLVQNFGAQSNLQTFRLPQDLLLL from the exons ATGCCTGTCCTTTTCACAGAGAGGCTGGGGGCGATCCGCGCCGCTCTGTCCGACCAGACCTGGATCCTTCTCCTCACTTTCCTGCTGCTGCTGGCCTG GTACAGTGTTCTACCATATAGGCTATTTAGGCGACTTGGAGTTCCAGGCCCAATGCCGCTGCCATTCCTTGGAACATTTCTACATTATAGAAAG GGAATGTTTGGATTTGACACAGAATGCTACAAGAAATATGGAAAGATGTGGGG CATCTATGATGGACGCCAGCCCATTCTATGTCTTATGGATCCTGACCTAATTAAAACCATCTTCATAAAAGAATTTTACACTCTGTTCACCAATAGACGG GACTTTGGTCTGAATGGACCACTGGCTGAGTCCATCCTGATTGTTCAAGATGACCATTGGAAGAGAATCCGAAGTGTCCTTTCACCAACTTTCACCAGTGGGAGACTGAAAGAG ATGTGTCCAATCATCAGTCACTACGTAGAAAATCTTGTGAAGAATGCAAAAAAGAAAGCAGAGCTGAATGAATCTGCTGACATGAAAGA TATCTTTGGTACATATAGCATGGATGTGGTGACGAGCACTGCATTCAGTGTGGATGTCGACTCGATCAACAATCCCAATGACCTGTTTATCATCAACATCAAGAAACTGATTGAGTTCAGCTTCTTTGACCCTGTTCTTATGCTTGCTT TGGCTTTTCCTGCTGTTATTCCAATCCTTTCAAAGCTTAATTTTAGCTTCTTCCCAAGAGATGTGAACACATTTTTCACAAATGTTTTGGTGAATTTGAAGGCAAAGAGACAAAAAGGAGTGCACACT GATCGGGTGGATTTTTTGCAGCTGATGGTTGATTCTCAAGTAGCCAGTGTCAGCGCCGAGAAGCAGAATGGTGATGGCAAGTCGACAGGAAAAG CTCTAACTGACTCGGAGATTCTCGCACAGGCCATGACTTTTATCTTTGCTGGATATGAGACCACCAGCAATACACTATCATATACTGCACACAACCTGGCAACACACCCGGATGTGCAGAAGAAACTGCAGCAAGAGATAGATGAAGCTTTCCCAAACAAA GCTCCTCCCACATATGATGGAGTGATGCAGTTGGAATATATGGAAATGGTGATATCGGAAACCCTACGAATGTTCCCCCCTGCCCCCCGCATTGACAGAGTGTGCAAGAAAGATGTACAGCTTAATGGGATAACCATACCAAAGGGGACTGTTGTCATGGTTCCTGCCTATGTGCTGCACCGTGATCCAGAATACTGGCCAGAGCCTGAAGAGTTTAGACCTGAAAG ctatcttgTTCAGAACTTTGGGGCACAGTCCAACCTTCAGACCTTCCGGCTTCCCCAGGACCTTCTCCTTCTGTGA
- the LOC125462508 gene encoding cytochrome P450 3A30-like isoform X2 gives MPVLFTERLGAIRAALSDQTWILLLTFLLLLAWYSVLPYRLFRRLGVPGPMPLPFLGTFLHYRKGMFGFDTECYKKYGKMWGIYDGRQPILCLMDPDLIKTIFIKEFYTLFTNRRDFGLNGPLAESILIVQDDHWKRIRSVLSPTFTSGRLKEMCPIISHYVENLVKNAKKKAELNESADMKDIFGTYSMDVVTSTAFSVDVDSINNPNDLFIINIKKLIEFSFFDPVLMLALAFPAVIPILSKLNFSFFPRDVNTFFTNVLVNLKAKRQKGVHTDRVDFLQLMVDSQVASVSAEKQNGDGKSTGKALTDSEILAQAMTFIFAGYETTSNTLSYTAHNLATHPDVQKKLQQEIDEAFPNKAPPTYDGVMQLEYMEMVISETLRMFPPAPRIDRVCKKDVQLNGITIPKGTVVMVPAYVLHRDPEYWPEPEEFRPERFSKENRESRDPHIFLPFGMGPRNCIGMRFAQLMMKMALASFLQHLSIVPCKETSIPLEMDVKGPMHPKKPVILKFVPRVNADSKQ, from the exons ATGCCTGTCCTTTTCACAGAGAGGCTGGGGGCGATCCGCGCCGCTCTGTCCGACCAGACCTGGATCCTTCTCCTCACTTTCCTGCTGCTGCTGGCCTG GTACAGTGTTCTACCATATAGGCTATTTAGGCGACTTGGAGTTCCAGGCCCAATGCCGCTGCCATTCCTTGGAACATTTCTACATTATAGAAAG GGAATGTTTGGATTTGACACAGAATGCTACAAGAAATATGGAAAGATGTGGGG CATCTATGATGGACGCCAGCCCATTCTATGTCTTATGGATCCTGACCTAATTAAAACCATCTTCATAAAAGAATTTTACACTCTGTTCACCAATAGACGG GACTTTGGTCTGAATGGACCACTGGCTGAGTCCATCCTGATTGTTCAAGATGACCATTGGAAGAGAATCCGAAGTGTCCTTTCACCAACTTTCACCAGTGGGAGACTGAAAGAG ATGTGTCCAATCATCAGTCACTACGTAGAAAATCTTGTGAAGAATGCAAAAAAGAAAGCAGAGCTGAATGAATCTGCTGACATGAAAGA TATCTTTGGTACATATAGCATGGATGTGGTGACGAGCACTGCATTCAGTGTGGATGTCGACTCGATCAACAATCCCAATGACCTGTTTATCATCAACATCAAGAAACTGATTGAGTTCAGCTTCTTTGACCCTGTTCTTATGCTTGCTT TGGCTTTTCCTGCTGTTATTCCAATCCTTTCAAAGCTTAATTTTAGCTTCTTCCCAAGAGATGTGAACACATTTTTCACAAATGTTTTGGTGAATTTGAAGGCAAAGAGACAAAAAGGAGTGCACACT GATCGGGTGGATTTTTTGCAGCTGATGGTTGATTCTCAAGTAGCCAGTGTCAGCGCCGAGAAGCAGAATGGTGATGGCAAGTCGACAGGAAAAG CTCTAACTGACTCGGAGATTCTCGCACAGGCCATGACTTTTATCTTTGCTGGATATGAGACCACCAGCAATACACTATCATATACTGCACACAACCTGGCAACACACCCGGATGTGCAGAAGAAACTGCAGCAAGAGATAGATGAAGCTTTCCCAAACAAA GCTCCTCCCACATATGATGGAGTGATGCAGTTGGAATATATGGAAATGGTGATATCGGAAACCCTACGAATGTTCCCCCCTGCCCCCCGCATTGACAGAGTGTGCAAGAAAGATGTACAGCTTAATGGGATAACCATACCAAAGGGGACTGTTGTCATGGTTCCTGCCTATGTGCTGCACCGTGATCCAGAATACTGGCCAGAGCCTGAAGAGTTTAGACCTGAAAG GTTCAGTAAAGAGAATAGGGAGTCTCGGGATCCACATATCTTCCTGCCATTTGGAATGGGCCCTCGGAACTGCATTGGGATGCGATTTGCTCAGCTTATGATGAAGATGGCACTTGCTTCATTCTTGCAACATTTGAGCATTGTGCCATGCAAGGAGACATCG ATTCCTCTAGAAATGGATGTGAAAGGACCCATGCATCCCAAAAAACCTGTAATCCTGAAATTTGTGCCACGGGTGAATGCTGATTCAAAGCAATAA